A DNA window from Ranitomeya imitator isolate aRanImi1 chromosome 2, aRanImi1.pri, whole genome shotgun sequence contains the following coding sequences:
- the ANKRD1 gene encoding ankyrin repeat domain-containing protein 1, whose protein sequence is MLLKVEELVTGKKSENKDTGDFVSGEHGVYETDITLEKQDDLRTTSKSLVDQEAEKQARQKQLKAETLKKKLDERPKLDSLEDLQTIINLRKRKRCKKVKVLVVKEPEPEPVIEHVDDVTFLKAALENKLPTVEKYLADGGDPNVCDEYRRTALHRACSEGHLAIVEKLIEAGADLEFRDMLESTAIHWTSRGGSVDVLKLLLNKGAKINAKDKLLSSPLHVAVRTGQYDCAEHLISCEADLNAKDREGDTPMHDGVRLNRYKMMRLLILYGANLTVKNCAGKTAMELALQWQNGVKEIFSGLQGKLYKSCDIQQF, encoded by the exons ATGTTGCTGAAAGTAGAAGAATTG GTGActggaaaaaaaagtgaaaacaaaGACACTGGAGATTTTGTGTCTGGAGAACATGGAGTGTATGAAACGGACATAACCCTAGAAAAACAAGATGACTTGAGGACAACTTCAAAATCACTGGTTGACCAAGAGGCGGAAAAACAAGCAAGACAGAAACAGCTTAAAGCAGAG ACCCTTAAGAAGAAACTAGATGAACGCCCAAAGCTTGATAGCTTGGAAGATTTGCAAACTATAATAAACCTAAGAAAACGGAAAAGATGtaagaaagtaaaagtgttggTGGTGAAGGAACCCGAACCTGAACCAGTG ATTGAACATGTGGATGACGTCACATTCTTGAAAGCTGCCCTGGAAAACAAGCTTCCAACAGTCGAGAAATACTTGGCTGATGGTGGTGATCCAAATGTCTGTGATGAG TACAGACGTACGGCCCTGCACAGAGCATGCTCAGAAGGACACCTTGCCATTGTCGAGAAGTTAATTGAAGCTGGAGCAGATCTTGAATTCCGCGACATG CTGGAATCCACAGCCATCCACTGGACCAGTCGTGGTGGTAGCGTTGATGTTCTAAAATTACTGCTTAACAAAGGAGCAAAAATCAATGCAAAAGACAAG TTACTAAGTTCTCCCCTACATGTCGCAGTGAGGACAGGACAGTATGATTGCGCAGAACATCTCATTTCATGTGAAGCAGACTTAAATGCTAAAGATCGG GAAGGAGACACACCAATGCATGATGGAGTGAGACTAAATCGCTACAAAATGATGAGGCTCTTGATCCTGTATGGAGCCAATTTAACTGTCAAAAATTGT GCGGGAAAGACAGCAATGGAGCTCGCCCTCCAGTGGCAGAATGGAGTGAAGGAGATATTCAGTGGCCTTCAGGGAAAGTTATACAAGAGCTGTGACATCCAGCAATTCTGA